A genomic region of Manihot esculenta cultivar AM560-2 chromosome 15, M.esculenta_v8, whole genome shotgun sequence contains the following coding sequences:
- the LOC110602439 gene encoding E3 ubiquitin protein ligase RIE1, with protein sequence MSTQTTAASSAESESHAPLLLPRQEPPSSPPVRPTSLAVLLGRATGRRGPSMLVRETAARELEERRADWGYSKPVVVLDILWNTAFVVVSIVMLILTVNERPNMPVRLWICGYTLQCIVHVVLVWLEYRRRNTTRVRVDESQQATEGGYADSEEEDVSDRGSPSSSRSNITKRCESVNTMASFLWWIVGFYWVVSGGEVLSQRAPHLYWLAVVFLAFDVFFAIFCVVLACLIGIALCCCLPCIIAILYAVAGQEGASEADLSILPKYRFQVMGNQEKPNVGAGKMVPIETSSAYLANERILLHEDAECCICLCPYDDGAELHTLPCNHHFHSTCIVKWLKMNATCPLCKYNIVKGNEQV encoded by the exons ATGTCAACGCAAACCACCGCCGCCTCCTCGGCGGAGAGTGAATCCCACGCTCCGCTCCTCCTCCCCCGCCAAGAACCTCCCTCTTCACCTCCCGTCCGGCCAACTTCCCTGGCGGTTCTTCTAGGCCGGGCCACTGGCCGCCGCGGCCCTTCCATGTTAGTTAGAGAGACGGCGGCTCGTGAGCTGGAAGAGCGACGCGCTGATTGGGGGTATTCGAAGCCTGTTGTGGTCCTCGACATCCTGTGGAACACGGCGTTTGTGGTGGTTTCGATAGTGATGTTGATTCTGACGGTGAACGAGAGACCGAACATGCCGGTTAGGCTTTGGATCTGTGGGTACACGCTGCAGTGCATTGTGCATGTGGTTTTGGTGTGGTTGGAGTATAGGAGAAGGAACACGACGAGAGTGAGAGTCGATGAGAGTCAGCAAGCAACTGAAGGAGGGTATGCTGATAGTGAAGAAGAGGATGTGAGTGATAGGGGTTCCCCGAGTTCTAGCCGATCaaa CATCACTAAACGATGTGAATCAGTAAACACGATGGCTTCATTCCTTTGGTGGATAGTTGGCTTTTATTGGGTAGTTTCTGGTGGCGAAGTCCTCTCGCAACGTGCTCCACACTTGTACTG GCTGGCTGTGGTTTTTCTGGCATTTGATGTGTTCTTTGCGATCTTTTGTGTTGTTTTGGCATGTTTGATTGGGATTGCTCTCTGTTGCTGCTTACCATGTATAATAGCAATTCTTTATGCTGTTGCAGGGCAG gAAGGCGCATCCGAAGCAGATCTTAGTATCCTCCCAAAATACAGATTTCAGGTGATGGGCAATCAGGAAAAGCCCAATGTTGGGGCAGGGAAAATGGTTCCCATTGAAACAAGCAGTGCATACTTGGCAAACGAACGCATACTCTTACACGAGGATGCT GAATGCTGTATATGTCTCTGCCCATACGATGATGGAGCAGAGCTCCATACGCTTCCTTGTAACCATCATTTCCACTCAACATGTATAGTGAAATGGCTGAAGATGAATGCTACTTGTCCTCTCTGCAAGTACAATATCGTCAAAGGAAATGAACAAGTATGA